The Denticeps clupeoides chromosome 1, fDenClu1.1, whole genome shotgun sequence genome segment AGAGAACAGGATACACTCTGGACGTCACCACTGGCCAGAGGAAGTACGGTGGACCCCCACCGGAGGTGGTCTACTCCGGATCACAGCCCAGCATCGGCACAGAGGTACTGCACTTTTCCCTGGCCTGTTTTAGCTAGAGTTTTCACAGTCAGTCCACGAACACGGGAGCTCACTGCTCTGCTGCCTGTAAACCGTCCAGGTGTTTGTAGGGAAGATTCCTAGAGACCTGTACGAGGACGAGCTCGTCCCGCTGTTCGAGAAAGCCGGCCCCATCTGGGACCTGCGGCTAATGATGGACCCTCTGTCTGGCCAGAATCGAGGATATGCCTTCATCACCTTCTGCAGTAAAGATGCTGCACAGGAAGCCGTGAAACTGGTATGGCTCTCGGTTTTATGtggcattttgcatttttacagtcttcctacaaacattttttttctttgcctccATAGTGTGATAATTACGAAATTCGGACTGGTAAATACCTCGGTGTCTGCATCTCTATTGCAAACAATCGGCTGTTTGTTGGATCAATTCCCAAAAACAAGACAAGAGAAAGCATTTTGGAGGATTTCAGCAAAGTAACAGGTGGACATCAGCCTTACTAAGTGTGGTAAATGCTCGCCATTGTGTTGAGTATCACCAAGTTCCCACATTCCTTGTGTTCTCGCTCCCTCTCCGCCAGAGGGCCTAATGGAAGTGATCCTGTACCACCAGCCTGACGACAAGAAGAAGAACCGTGGCTTCTGCTTCCTGGAGTATGAGGACCACAAGTCTGCTGCACAGGCCAGGCGACGGCTCATGAGTGGCAAGGTGAAGGTTTGGGGGAACCCAGTGACCGTGGAGTGGGCCGATCCTGTGGAGGAACCTGACCCGGAGATCATGGCCAAGGTACGACGTGGATGTTGTCACATTGTTAAAGGAGCGACGTGGACAGGAATGGAATGGTGTAGAGTCTTTTAATAAAGCCCTGCTCATTGTTCTCGAACGTTCCATCAGATACCGTGACCAAGTGAACGCCTGTTTTGTTTCTGGTTCCATCAGGTAAAGGTTCTGTTTGTACGGAACCTTGCAACGCCGGTAACGGAGGAGCTCCTGGAGAAAACCTTTTCACAGTTTGGGAAGCTGGAGCGCGTGAAAAAGCTGAAAGATTATGCGTTCGTGCATTTTGAAGACAGGGACGCTACCGTGAAGGTGGGTGGCGTCCACTGTCCAGTTGTGAGGGTGGCTATGAAAGGAATTTTTTTacgctgtaatttttttttttacacaccgATAGGCAATGCAAGAAATGAATGGCAAGGAGCTGGAGGGAGAAGAAATTGAGATCGTCCTGGCGAAGCCACCAGATAAAAAGAGGAAAGAACGTCAGGCTCAGAGACAGACCACCAGGCCGTCGGGGTGAGGGAGAGCCAAATTAGGGCCAGTAAAACTGCTTTCTATGTCCAGACTGCTCACCCGGTTTATATTTCCAGGTATGACGACTATTACTACTACCCTCCTGCACGCATCCCGCCCCCAATACGTGGCCGAGGGCGTGGCAGCAGGAGCGTCTACTCCTACCCACCAGATTACTACAGCTATGAAGATTACTATGACGACTATTATAGCTATGACTACCACGACTACAGAGGCGGCTACGAAGACCCCTACTACGGCTACGACGATGGCTACACCATGAGGGGGAGGGTCGGTCGAGCGAGCCGCGGTGCACCACCACCTCCCCGGGTCCGCGGAGTCCCACCATCTCGAGGAAGAGGCGGCTACCCGCAAAGAGGGACGCCCATGGGTGTGTCCAGGGGGAGCAGAGGGGGCCGGGGAGCCCCCATTCCTCAGCAGAGGGGCCGCGGACCCCGAGGCACCAGGGGCAACCGAGGAGGAAATGTGGGGGGAAAGAGGAAGGCCGACGGCTATAACCAGCCCGACTCCAAACGCCGGCAGACCAACAACCCGCAGAATTGGGGCTCCCAACCCATCGCCCAGCAACCCCTGCAGCAAGGTGGCGACTACACTGGTAACTATGGTTACGATAATGACAACCAGGAGTTTTATCAAGATTCTTATGGGCAACAGTGGAAGTAGCGGATTGGCAAAGCTAAAGGAATTAGGAACAGCGTTTGATTGGCTTCACTCTTCACAGTCGCATAATAACAAAAGTGAACGTTCATCAGATCTTCAATTGGCAAAAACATCCTCCCTGTTGAATTATCTGTGTCGGTTCCACCACAACTATGgagataaatgtaaatacacataaaaaaaaaatgtttttatcctttttttttcccttttgtcCGACCTAcccaaggacaaaaaaaaaaaaaactaatgaaaatgcttCCGTTTGATTTAACTTTCTGTTGATTTGAAGGTTTTTAAGCTCGCATTTggcgtgttgtttttttctaaaaggTGGACTACCTTTCACAGCGAGAACACCACCTAAAACCACCAGGTTCTTTCAGTAAGTGACTGCCCACCACCTTCTCGGACTTTCAGATCCCATTTCCCGTCTCTCTTAGGTCGACGTAGCAGTTCGCTTGTAAATAAAAGGCTTTTGATAACAGTTGTGTTAACAGGAAAAATAACCCCcatactcacatacacacatatatatatatatacatatccATATAGTCAAAAGaggaaaagttttattttttttttcttgtgctgGTGTGGTGACATTCTAAAAGTTGGATGTTTAGCATTTGTAGCAGTCGTCATATGTGTTCTTTTCTAACGCTGTTATAAACTATTACTCTCAAGTTTTGCCCCACTACTAggaagtgggtgtggctttagTGGCCGAGGCGCTTTGTTCTTTGatgtgtttgtatttataaCCTGTTCTTGTTACAATTTCAATAAAACTCAACCATACATCATGGAATAATCAgccatttcaaattcagttttctcGTACCACATCTTGATTCGACCAATCACGAGCCTCCAAAGGACTTTTCTCGATGATGTGAGTGATCCACTATTCTTTGGCAACAAAAGAGCTTTAGCCCTTCCATTTCCAGCTATTGCTGTGGAGATGATGCTTTGTGAAGACACTGGAATGTGCACAGCCAAACACAGAGACTCTTTTAACATCTTTAAACACCTTGATTTGACTGCTTTGGAGTTTTATCCAACCGCAAGTATACCTCTGTTTTCAACGCTTTTCTCTTAACAGAGCCTTCCCAGTTACCCAAGGGGATTGGACAGTTTTGGTATCTCAGGCATGCAGATTAATTCCACGGCCCCACATGCCCTCGCTGTACCACTTTCCCAGAGTTCTTTTTGGCCCCGACCTCCCTTGCTAGATATATAGACGTCTTTTGCTTTGCTTTTCTTTAAGTTCTGCCTTTTATTCCGAATCACCCAGGTGAAGACGCGAGAGCGGCAGAGTGAGGAACACATCTGTTCTCGGCTGTGTTCTCCCCTCCACCCCCCAATGAAAGGGTGAGCCTGGTTTAACTCTTCACCAGTCATTCTCGTCTCAGACGAACAGCCAAGTCGCAAAAACTCCCTGTGCGTTCCAGAGCAGGGAACTGGACTCGAAAAATTCTAATGCCCTGGTCAGGCACCGTTATATTTCCATATTTAATCAGCATGGTAACGGTGTGCGTTTCAATACTACTCTAGtacacaagcacaaacacatgaaaaacaagTCTGGGCTGATATTCGATTCTTCTGTATTGATTATCACAGTAGGTTCCCATGTTTACCACAGCACTTTACTTCTAATAATTCCACGTGACTCCTACAAGTATGTTGGTTATCTACCAAACCCTACTAGGCAGACTTTGATTTTGAATGGAATAATATTTTCTTGTATATCTAATTCGGGGCACGAAAAGAAATTGGTTGATTTGTTCAAATCCGAATTGTTATGGTTATTAAGCACAGAAGTGCAATGGATTACTATGCAGTGATTATTTCAGCCTCCTTGAACCAACCTGAAATTAACATCACCACTCTGTTCTAGAACCAGAACCCTCCTCAATTCCACATTGGACCACCTTCGCAGGATGTGTGCGTTAATGTGTGTACTGGATCGTTATCAAATCCCATCGTGGCCACCCTGCCCCATGCGACTGTAAGAAGGTTCTAGAATATCAATGGTTCTGGTTCATTTGGCTCATGATCTGTAACATCACTGTCACCAGGTTTTGAATCCTGCGTTGATTAGAGTGATTGTCTCTCTCACAATCCTATTCATaattatatgaatattaatgttgattatttgtatgtaaatattCAATGCGTCCCCACCTGTTGCCCTtgtttaccaaaaaaaacaaaaaaaaaaaaaacaaggcagaaACCGTTCAAATTGACGTCCAGGAAGAATAATGCATCACTGTCATGAATTTTAACGCATTGCTTTTGTCACCTGACTTATCTATTAGGAAGCTAATGCGAGGTGGCCCCGCCCGAGTCGCGGCGCCCGACGTCTTGTTTCCGCGTGGAGGTGGGGCTTTTTCGGAAGAGAAGCTTGGTAAGGACGTGAGGAGCTTGGTAAGGATGTACTCTTCCCAGATCTGTTGTGTTCTTTCTCCCCCCAACCCCCTCTCTGACCCCAGATGTAGGGCGTATAAGGCCCGCGGCAGGCCGCGTGGTCTTGCGCTGGACTGGTAAGAATCGAGAAAGTTGATGAGATCTCCAGGCGGCCTGTTTGCCGGCTGCGATCGATGCTCTGCCGGGGTTCTGGCGTTCGAGTGTTCTCCAGCTAAGCGTGTCCCGCCGTGCACAGGGAGCAGGGAGACAGGCCTGCTGAAGAAGCAGCTGTTTGCAGCTGGACTTCCCCTGACAGAACGAGCCTTGAACTGAGGCACTTTCTACTGCCTCTGCTCTCACTCTGCTTCATAGATTTTGGGAAATGTCCTTTATTGTGACTGACGagcttttcatttgtttcagaaGCCCCCCTTGATGGGAATTAAATCTAAGCTGTCAAATGTGCAGGCGTCATGTGATCTGGTCTATTCACATATACGTGATAGAAATGGTAGAATTCACTCATTCTGGCTAATCAGTTGAGTTAATGAGATATAGATCATTAATTGGAGTCATTGCTTCCTTTAACCTGATTGGATGGGTGAAGTTGAGCACATTTTTCTTGCAGATGTCAAATTCAGAGTGCATTGCTTTATTATGTTGGATACTTTAATAGTTTTAAtctgtgaaaaataaagaaattctttGCAAAATGATCCATTCATTTTGtgaatttgtttgtgctgtCAGAAAACAGCCAGGTGGGGGCAGCATAACACTTACGCACAATTACCTAAAAAATACAAGACCTAACAGCTCTCACGAGACATGAAGTATACATACAATACAATGGCAATACAAATAATATGTAAAGCAAGTGAAAACAGCCACACAAATAAAGTTAGATCGAAATGGAAAATTTTGCCTGAGAAGTGCTGCCTACGAACAACTGGCTATATTTTGGGCAGATTCAAGAACGGTACGGGTACAAAATGATTGGCTTGGTGCGCTGGACCTGCAGTGGGGGTCGCAAGACAGTCACTTCTGTCTTTTGCtttattaaattttaaaaatacaagtCCCATCCAGGCCTTTAGGTCTCacagtgtatgtatgtatgtatgaacaTAAATCGGACTGCCATCTGAGTTTATAAAGCAAATAAAGAAGAGCAGGTGCGTGAATATTTCATAATCAATATTGACTATGAAATGCTTCTTTTAAACTGAGCTTTACTATTAACTTGCGAATGCAGAAAAATCAGGCCTCTTGTGGTTGCTGATTACTAAACATACCCTGCTGTGATGTTACTGAAGAGGAGCTTTATTAGATTAATGTGGGTCTGTAAGGGGCAGTccgatggtgtgtgtgtttcagggggGGGTGATATCTCCAGGTTCCCTGCAACCTCGACATGGATCACTGGGTCTAGGTGATTGATGGATGAATAAGTAAGCAGGTTTTAGATTAGCATGTTCTCTGCATGTGCTTTAAATTCAGCAATTCATGCAAATTTGCAGTATTATTGTGAATAAATTAAGAAATACTCAAGGCCATAGTTGGCCAAAGATGGCGGAACTTTCCATCCCGGGCATGAAAGCAATTCTTCTAAATTCCTAACGCACATGGCCTGGTTTTAATGGGCAGACAGTGTTGATCATACAGCGAAAAATGCACAAAGCCATTGAAAAATGCATGTGAGAATTGTTTGTCACCTTGATGTAGGGGAAAAAGGCTGAGAAGGAGCATTGAACACGAGCAGAACCCTCAGAATGGGTTTGGCTGAGACCGGGTGTGCGTAATgacaccccccccttccccctccaACCAGATGGAGAGCCTTTCGCTTATCTTTTAATTACAGCAGTGAAGGGCCTATTCTGAATAAGGTACCTTCTGCATGAGTGCTAGTAAAATGGTCTATGCTGGCAGCTCTAGTCCAGTTCTGATTGTCATTTATCAATTTTTCACACACCGTGAAAAAACCCACCGGGCAGCAATAAAACAGGATCGACCGAGTTCTTCGGCGCTTGGGGTTGTTTTCGGAACAACGGTCTTAGATAAAATCTCTCTCTCGTAGGCCAGTGCGGTGGCAGCGTTGGTTCAGCACATCTCGCGCTTTACCAGATTATGCTTCAGCAGGGATTCAGAAAACATCATGGTGTCTTCTTCCgagttatttctttattttggacCATGTGATTCATGATACCGTAATAAAAACGTGCCGGTTTTTATTATCtgctttaaaatgtcttaaGGGTAGCAACTGACCTGCTCTCATCTTCTGAATGTGGGGGGGCACGGCTCGCTGGGGTTCCAGGTTCTGTGTTTGATACCCACATCTGTTCGCTGCTGTAGGGGAACATGGTGTTCCCAGATGCAGCGCAGATACAGAATACTGCAGTATTCCTACTTATCCTCACATCCCTCTCGCCAAGACAAACTTCCTGACCATATTGTTCTATATGGCCTATGTTAGTTTAGATCCCATTAGTGAAGATGATAGTAATGACAATGGGATCCAGGATGACCTGTCTTTCAGTCACCTGAATTTATGGCACTTGTTGGACACAGAacattttcaaaacatttaGTTTCACCTTGGatcagcagagcagcaggaacCACGGGCGGTGGCACACGTCCCATCAGAAGGCCGGACCGCCAGATGCATCACACGCATTGATCCGCCACTCCAAGCGACATTTCCGCCGCACTTTAATTCCGTCCTGCCCTTCTGAAGAGCTTTCATCTGCTTTCCATCAGCACTGCAGGTCCACGGCGACATGCGCTGAAAGCCTTTCCCCATCTTTTGTTCCTGTCCTCTCATAGTTTCACTATTTGTCACTGCTAGTTTCTTCATGTAGACGAAGTTTGGATAATACGCTTCTCTGTAACTGCTACTGGCATCCATGTATGTTGTGGGCCTGCAAAGTTATGCGattaaattgaaaataaaaagtatattttgtATTAGCTGTTATCTGATTTGAATCTCTGCTAAATAAATTTCTTTATGTTCATTAATTAAGAGGCAGACTCACTGAATACCCAGCTtcctatttatttacttattcattcattatgaatttatttttcactcaCTGACACCTTCACACGACGCTCCCATTCAAGCAGCAGCACCCCAGCATAGACGCATAGATCTGATTTTCAGTTGAAATACATATccgggtggtggtagcctagtgggtaacacactcgcctatgaaccagaagacccaggttcaaaccccacttactaccatggtgtccctgagcaagacacttaaccctgagtgtctccagggggggactgtccctgtaactactggctgtaagtcgttctggataaggacgtctggtaaatgctgtaaatgtaaatgtaatccggGAATGATCTGTGGGCCGATAATTCACAAGACAGCGAGAGGTGGCAAATGCCACTGATAAACACCCCACCAAAGGGCATGTTGTATTACGTTCTGGCCTTTTGCAACTTGTCTTATGATAAGTCATTATTACATGTGTGACTGACTTCTAATTACATGTCAAACTCTGTTTtcagtatagttgtttttggcggcctgtcatATGTCAGT includes the following:
- the LOC114788965 gene encoding heterogeneous nuclear ribonucleoprotein R isoform X4; the protein is MAAEVNGSSAPVREEEEEPMDVTASHSESYQTLVDAGLPQKVAVSLDNIFETGLVAYADLDERAIDALREFNEEGALSVLQQFKESDLSHVQNKSAFLCGVMKTYRQREKQGSKVQESTKGPDETKIKALLERTGYTLDVTTGQRKYGGPPPEVVYSGSQPSIGTEVFVGKIPRDLYEDELVPLFEKAGPIWDLRLMMDPLSGQNRGYAFITFCSKDAAQEAVKLCDNYEIRTGKYLGVCISIANNRLFVGSIPKNKTRESILEDFSKVTEGLMEVILYHQPDDKKKNRGFCFLEYEDHKSAAQARRRLMSGKVKVWGNPVTVEWADPVEEPDPEIMAKVKVLFVRNLATPVTEELLEKTFSQFGKLERVKKLKDYAFVHFEDRDATVKAMQEMNGKELEGEEIEIVLAKPPDKKRKERQAQRQTTRPSGYDDYYYYPPARIPPPIRGRGRGSRSVYSYPPDYYSYEDYYDDYYSYDYHDYRGGYEDPYYGYDDGYTMRGRVGRASRGAPPPPRVRGVPPSRGRGGYPQRGTPMGVSRGSRGGRGAPIPQQRGRGPRGTRGNRGGNVGGKRKADGYNQPDSKRRQTNNPQNWGSQPIAQQPLQQGGDYTGEDARAAE
- the LOC114788965 gene encoding heterogeneous nuclear ribonucleoprotein R isoform X2; this encodes MAAEVNGSSAPVREEEEEPMDVTASHSESYQTLVDAGLPQKVAVSLDNIFETGLVAYADLDERAIDALREFNEEGALSVLQQFKESDLSHVQNKSAFLCGVMKTYRQREKQGSKVQESTKGPDETKIKALLERTGYTLDVTTGQRKYGGPPPEVVYSGSQPSIGTEVFVGKIPRDLYEDELVPLFEKAGPIWDLRLMMDPLSGQNRGYAFITFCSKDAAQEAVKLCDNYEIRTGKYLGVCISIANNRLFVGSIPKNKTRESILEDFSKVTEGLMEVILYHQPDDKKKNRGFCFLEYEDHKSAAQARRRLMSGKVKVWGNPVTVEWADPVEEPDPEIMAKVKVLFVRNLATPVTEELLEKTFSQFGKLERVKKLKDYAFVHFEDRDATVKAMQEMNGKELEGEEIEIVLAKPPDKKRKERQAQRQTTRPSGYDDYYYYPPARIPPPIRGRGRGSRSVYSYPPDYYSYEDYYDDYYSYDYHDYRGGYEDPYYGYDDGYTMRGRVGRASRGAPPPPRVRGVPPSRGRGGYPQRGTPMGVSRGSRGGRGAPIPQQRGRGPRGTRGNRGGNVGGKRKADGYNQPDSKRRQTNNPQNWGSQPIAQQPLQQGGDYTGGLPFTARTPPKTTRFFQ
- the LOC114788965 gene encoding heterogeneous nuclear ribonucleoprotein R isoform X1, which codes for MAAEVNGSSAPVREEEEEPMDVTASHSESYQTLVDAGLPQKVAVSLDNIFETGLVAYADLDERAIDALREFNEEGALSVLQQFKESDLSHVQNKSAFLCGVMKTYRQREKQGSKVQESTKGPDETKIKALLERTGYTLDVTTGQRKYGGPPPEVVYSGSQPSIGTEVFVGKIPRDLYEDELVPLFEKAGPIWDLRLMMDPLSGQNRGYAFITFCSKDAAQEAVKLCDNYEIRTGKYLGVCISIANNRLFVGSIPKNKTRESILEDFSKVTEGLMEVILYHQPDDKKKNRGFCFLEYEDHKSAAQARRRLMSGKVKVWGNPVTVEWADPVEEPDPEIMAKVKVLFVRNLATPVTEELLEKTFSQFGKLERVKKLKDYAFVHFEDRDATVKAMQEMNGKELEGEEIEIVLAKPPDKKRKERQAQRQTTRPSGYDDYYYYPPARIPPPIRGRGRGSRSVYSYPPDYYSYEDYYDDYYSYDYHDYRGGYEDPYYGYDDGYTMRGRVGRASRGAPPPPRVRGVPPSRGRGGYPQRGTPMGVSRGSRGGRGAPIPQQRGRGPRGTRGNRGGNVGGKRKADGYNQPDSKRRQTNNPQNWGSQPIAQQPLQQGGDYTGNYGYDNDNQEFYQDSYGQQWK
- the LOC114788965 gene encoding heterogeneous nuclear ribonucleoprotein R isoform X3, which gives rise to MAAEVNGSSAPVREEEEEPMDVTASHSESYQTLVDAGLPQKVAVSLDNIFETGLVAYADLDERAIDALREFNEEGALSVLQQFKESDLSHVQNKSAFLCGVMKTYRQREKQGSKVQESTKGPDETKIKALLERTGYTLDVTTGQRKYGGPPPEVVYSGSQPSIGTEVFVGKIPRDLYEDELVPLFEKAGPIWDLRLMMDPLSGQNRGYAFITFCSKDAAQEAVKLCDNYEIRTGKYLGVCISIANNRLFVGSIPKNKTRESILEDFSKVTEGLMEVILYHQPDDKKKNRGFCFLEYEDHKSAAQARRRLMSGKVKVWGNPVTVEWADPVEEPDPEIMAKVKVLFVRNLATPVTEELLEKTFSQFGKLERVKKLKDYAFVHFEDRDATVKAMQEMNGKELEGEEIEIVLAKPPDKKRKERQAQRQTTRPSGYDDYYYYPPARIPPPIRGRGRGSRSVYSYPPDYYSYEDYYDDYYSYDYHDYRGGYEDPYYGYDDGYTMRGRVGRASRGAPPPPRVRGVPPSRGRGGYPQRGTPMGVSRGSRGGRGAPIPQQRGRGPRGTRGNRGGNVGGKRKADGYNQPDSKRRQTNNPQNWGSQPIAQQPLQQGGDYTGGLPFTARTPPKTTRFFQ